One Methanocaldococcus infernus ME DNA segment encodes these proteins:
- the taw3 gene encoding tRNA(Phe) 7-((3-amino-3-carboxypropyl)-4-demethylwyosine(37)-N(4))-methyltransferase Taw3 — translation MFDEDKKRTLMKLNLAIAEGLVDEEIIPILDKINSLKDYYTTSSCIGRIGIMEIPKYKNPKLFSRWLGKWHNYPSFDEVKSRVRPVDGYLIFVMNSPILHIACRDVERAKYLLDLAIHSGLKASSIKSISNKRVIVEILTTYKIDAPIGEGKRIFIDDEYLKFLLEYSILKLKRARELLFKWAEKVGR, via the coding sequence ATGTTTGATGAGGATAAGAAGAGAACCTTGATGAAGTTAAACTTAGCCATAGCTGAGGGCTTGGTGGATGAAGAAATTATTCCAATCTTAGATAAGATTAACTCTTTAAAGGATTATTATACAACATCAAGCTGTATAGGAAGGATTGGCATCATGGAGATTCCAAAGTATAAGAATCCTAAGCTGTTCTCAAGATGGTTAGGGAAGTGGCACAACTATCCAAGCTTTGATGAGGTTAAGAGTAGAGTTAGGCCAGTTGATGGCTATTTAATTTTTGTTATGAACTCTCCTATTTTACATATTGCCTGTAGAGATGTTGAGAGGGCTAAGTATTTATTAGACTTAGCTATACACTCTGGCTTAAAGGCTTCATCTATTAAATCTATCTCCAACAAAAGAGTTATTGTTGAGATCTTAACCACCTATAAAATAGATGCTCCAATAGGAGAGGGAAAGAGAATTTTTATAGATGATGAATATTTAAAATTTTTATTAGAATATAGTATTTTAAAACTTAAGAGAGCAAGAGAATTACTATTTAAATGGGCTGAGAAGGTGGGAAGATAA
- a CDS encoding phosphoadenosine phosphosulfate reductase domain-containing protein: MECSLCIHTEKTKKIINGLCVDCLTYKKYPPDFEKMKEEVEERLRKLRGTKDKCILSFSGGKDSVSALKMLVEDFKIKPLCVLVDNKYLAREAIENALNLAKHYNLNLLIINKDFTELFNDALSRGESPCRRCSRLIMRSVWKVAKSLNIKYIITGHELPFGHSAIRRMKEGVEMIRLLAPYRIKEEDKYKMIEHLNFKKPNLAGYTTNCLVLGLAIQRFYDKYGFSFEIDRIATMVRLGLLDKERAKKLVERPEVPLEVILELRKRGLRV, encoded by the coding sequence ATGGAGTGTTCCCTCTGTATTCACACAGAGAAGACTAAGAAAATTATTAATGGCCTGTGTGTTGATTGCCTAACTTATAAAAAGTATCCTCCAGACTTTGAGAAGATGAAGGAAGAGGTTGAAGAAAGATTAAGAAAGTTAAGAGGAACAAAGGATAAGTGTATTTTATCCTTCTCTGGTGGGAAAGATAGTGTCTCAGCCTTAAAGATGCTTGTTGAGGACTTTAAGATTAAGCCACTATGTGTTTTAGTAGATAATAAATATCTTGCAAGAGAAGCTATTGAAAATGCTTTAAACTTAGCTAAACACTATAACTTAAACCTCCTAATTATTAATAAAGATTTTACAGAATTATTTAATGATGCTTTATCAAGAGGAGAAAGCCCTTGTAGGAGATGCTCAAGACTAATTATGAGAAGTGTCTGGAAGGTGGCTAAGAGTTTAAATATTAAGTATATTATAACTGGCCATGAGCTACCCTTTGGCCACTCAGCTATAAGAAGGATGAAGGAAGGAGTAGAGATGATAAGGCTCTTAGCTCCCTATAGAATTAAAGAAGAAGATAAATATAAAATGATAGAACACTTAAATTTTAAAAAACCTAACCTTGCTGGATACACAACCAACTGCTTAGTTCTTGGTTTAGCTATACAAAGATTCTATGATAAATATGGGTTTAGCTTTGAGATTGATAGAATTGCTACAATGGTTAGGTTGGGCTTGTTAGATAAAGAGAGGGCTAAAAAACTTGTTGAGAGGCCAGAGGTTCCTTTAGAAGTTATATTAGAGCTAAGAAAAAGAGGGTTAAGAGTATGA
- the cobT gene encoding nicotinate mononucleotide-dependent phosphoribosyltransferase CobT, with the protein MIIRINDNNFLDNFNNPLFLCVISSIETTLYYPISGVHKDFIRYTPAADVELVFLGKTLSIKTPPLDSSLSPSPAVISRACISLLNIKNLHTNAGSFVKPKIPHILVDEKPTGRIELGKAMSNSKELFNLGYLLGKNLTAESLIIGESVPGGTTTALGVLKGLGYDAEHKVSSGSINNPHELKIKVVNSGLSKVERRELFNILNAVGDKMMPVVAGIVKGFKGNVLLAGGTQMAAVLAVIKEIDRELLKKVAIGTTEFVLNDKNSDLIGLVEQIGDVPIYGAKLGFEKSSLEGLRKYCEGAVKEGVGAGGLAVYTLSKGISNEKIREEIEKNFSKWYPNTQR; encoded by the coding sequence ATGATTATAAGGATAAATGACAATAACTTTTTAGATAACTTTAACAATCCTCTTTTTTTATGTGTCATCTCTTCCATAGAGACAACTCTATACTACCCAATCTCTGGAGTTCATAAAGATTTTATAAGATATACTCCAGCTGCTGATGTTGAATTAGTATTCTTGGGGAAAACCCTATCTATAAAAACTCCTCCCTTAGACTCTTCTCTATCTCCATCTCCAGCAGTGATAAGTAGAGCTTGCATCTCTCTTTTAAATATAAAAAATCTTCATACAAATGCTGGCTCTTTTGTAAAGCCTAAGATCCCTCATATCTTAGTTGATGAAAAGCCCACTGGAAGGATAGAGTTAGGAAAAGCTATGAGTAATTCAAAAGAGCTCTTTAACCTTGGCTATCTCTTAGGGAAAAATCTTACTGCAGAGAGCTTAATCATTGGAGAATCTGTCCCTGGAGGAACAACAACAGCCTTAGGGGTTTTAAAGGGTCTTGGCTATGATGCTGAGCATAAGGTTAGCTCAGGCTCTATAAATAATCCTCATGAGCTAAAAATTAAGGTTGTTAATAGTGGCCTCTCCAAGGTTGAGAGGAGAGAGCTCTTTAATATATTAAATGCTGTTGGAGACAAGATGATGCCAGTGGTTGCTGGCATTGTTAAGGGGTTTAAAGGAAATGTCTTATTAGCTGGAGGTACACAGATGGCTGCAGTTTTGGCTGTTATTAAAGAGATAGATAGAGAGTTATTAAAAAAGGTTGCTATTGGGACAACTGAATTTGTTTTAAATGATAAAAATAGTGATCTTATAGGATTGGTTGAGCAAATAGGAGATGTTCCAATATATGGAGCTAAGTTAGGATTTGAAAAGAGTAGCTTAGAAGGTTTAAGGAAATACTGTGAAGGGGCTGTTAAAGAGGGTGTAGGAGCAGGAGGCTTGGCTGTTTATACACTGAGTAAGGGAATATCTAATGAGAAGATAAGGGAAGAGATTGAGAAGAATTTTAGTAAGTGGTATCCCAATACTCAGAGGTGA
- the comD gene encoding sulfopyruvate decarboxylase subunit alpha — MAEHIYRGIKKANIKFICSLPCAKFKTLLELINNDKEIKHIPVTREEEAFGICAGAYLAGEKTCIIMQNSGLGNSINAIASLYKTYQIPTLLIISHRGLLKEEIPAQIPMGLWTKKLLEVCEIPYFVPKNGEEAIYYIVEGSKFMEKINYPVAILFTSEYWDTTY, encoded by the coding sequence TTGGCTGAACATATATATAGAGGGATTAAGAAGGCTAACATTAAATTTATCTGCTCTCTTCCCTGTGCCAAATTTAAAACTCTTTTAGAGTTAATTAATAATGATAAAGAAATTAAACATATTCCAGTGACAAGAGAGGAAGAAGCCTTTGGAATCTGTGCTGGAGCCTACTTAGCTGGAGAAAAAACATGTATAATTATGCAAAACTCTGGCTTAGGGAATTCAATAAATGCTATAGCTTCTCTTTATAAAACTTATCAGATTCCTACATTATTGATAATTAGCCATAGAGGCTTACTAAAAGAGGAAATTCCTGCTCAGATTCCTATGGGGTTGTGGACAAAAAAGCTTTTAGAGGTTTGTGAGATCCCTTACTTTGTTCCAAAGAATGGGGAAGAAGCTATCTATTACATAGTTGAAGGCTCTAAATTTATGGAAAAAATTAACTATCCTGTTGCTATTCTCTTCACCTCTGAGTATTGGGATACCACTTACTAA
- a CDS encoding 30S ribosomal protein S3ae, translated as MATARARRKVRKVRDKWKEKVWYEIYATPEFGGVFIGYTPANDPSLVLGRVAETSLKDLTGDPTKHMHRIYFKIFGITGNKAIAQYYGHDTTREFMKAQVRRRMSKVDVILDVTTQDNYKVRTKVSVLTARRAHTRQKSDIRKKAEEIIKNMAKEKTFPQYVQAMLFGEMAEKIKEECKKIFPIRNVIVYKSEVLSLAKKEENEGYIKEEE; from the coding sequence ATGGCTACAGCAAGGGCAAGAAGAAAAGTAAGAAAAGTGAGAGATAAATGGAAGGAGAAGGTTTGGTATGAGATATATGCTACTCCAGAGTTTGGTGGTGTCTTTATAGGTTATACTCCAGCAAATGATCCAAGCTTAGTTTTAGGAAGAGTTGCAGAAACAAGCTTAAAAGATTTAACAGGAGATCCTACTAAGCACATGCATAGAATATACTTTAAAATCTTTGGGATTACTGGAAATAAGGCTATAGCTCAATACTATGGGCATGACACAACAAGAGAGTTTATGAAAGCACAGGTTAGAAGGAGAATGAGTAAGGTTGATGTTATCTTAGATGTGACAACACAAGACAACTATAAGGTTAGAACTAAGGTTAGTGTTTTAACTGCAAGGAGAGCACATACAAGACAGAAATCAGATATAAGAAAGAAGGCTGAAGAAATTATTAAGAATATGGCTAAAGAGAAAACATTCCCTCAGTATGTCCAAGCTATGCTCTTTGGAGAGATGGCTGAGAAGATAAAAGAGGAGTGTAAAAAAATATTCCCAATAAGAAATGTTATTGTCTATAAATCAGAGGTTTTAAGCTTAGCTAAGAAAGAGGAGAATGAAGGTTACATAAAAGAGGAGGAGTAA